From the genome of bacterium:
CCGTGAGTTCGGCCGGCGCGTCCTTGGCCTGGACACCGAGGCGCTGCAACGATTGACGCGCCCCCGCCTCGGCGACACGCCGCGCCGCGCGGATGACGCGCTCGAGGTCCTTCCGCAGTTCGCGTGACAAGCTGGGCATCGTCCCCCTCCCGCTCCACCGTCAACCGATGACGACCGGGCCGTCCGCGAGGGCGGTCCGGATCCGCTCGCGCTGGCGCCCCAGCCAAGCCTCGAGGTCGGCCTCGGACTCGAGCGTCGTCGGCTCGATCGTCACCTGCCGCACCTGTCCCTTGAGCCCCCGCGCGGCCTCGGTCAGCGCGCGTCCGGCCCGGGCGGCGAGGGCGTCGAGTTCGTTCGCCCAAGTGTCCAAGGGCTTGGCCCGCAGGTGAGTGAGCAACTCGTCGGCGGTCCCGATGGCGGGGGCGCAGGGATGCCCGAGCCCGACGTCGGCGAGAATGGACTCGCGCTCCGCCTTCGACGTCCGCGCCCACGACGGGTCCTGCTCGAGGCCTTTGGTCGTCGATGCGAGGCGCGCGAGGAATTCCTGATGAAGCCGAGTCACCTCGGACCGCAGCAGCTCGGTGATGGTGCCAAGCAGCGCCGGGAGGGGGGTGGACGGCTCGAGCAGCAGGCGCTGCGCCTTGATCGCCGCGACCTGTTGGAGCGCCGACTCTGCCTGCGGCAGCGCCTTGGCGTGCGCGGCCAGCCCGTCGAGCAGCGTCCAGTCGCGGCGCCGAGCGGTTGCCATGTCGCGGCGCTTCTTCCACGTCTCGATCAGCTGTTCCAGTTCTTTCGCGCGTTCTTTCAGCGCGACGAGCTGCTCGTTGCCTACGAGCCGCGCGAGATCCTCGATGTCCGTGGTCGAGGGCGCCGCGGGAAGCGGCGGGTCGCCGCCGGCCACGTGCGCGAGATCGAGCAGCGCCCGCAGGAAGTCCGGCGCCCGGTGCGTCTCCTCGCCGCTCTTGCACGCGATGTCGAGTTGGCCGAAGAGCTTGCGCAGTCCGACGCGCTCCACGACGGTCAGCGTGGCGTGCTCGACGCGGAAGACCGCCTTGGGGATCCGGCTCTGATCGAGCGGGCCCAAGGCGACCGGCGTGCCATTGAGAGCTGCCGTGACGAGTTGCGCACGGTGGAGGGCGATCAACGCCGCATCCACGGCGTCCTGCGGCCAGCCGAACGGCGCGGCGCGAAGCTCGCGCCGCACCTCCGTCCCGGTCTTGCCCTCGCCGGCGGTGGTCAGCACCTGCTGCGCGACGGGGTGGCGCTCGACCGGGCCCGCATGGCCCACGGGCCGGAACGGCTCGTCGGCCCCCTCCTTGGCGCGCTTGATCGCCAGTTCCCACGCGGCGTGATCGGCGTCCTTGAAGCGCGGGAAGAGCCGGACCAATCCGGCATCGGCGGCTTGGCGGAGGCGCTCCGTCAGCGAGGGAAGGAGAATCTCGTTGCCGCCGCCCTGAAAGACCTTGGCGTTGCCGACGATCTCGGCGATCAGCCGGTCTCGTTCGGTCGCGGCCCGGTCGCGGCGCGTCTGCATGCCGATCCGAGCTTCCTGCCCCGCAGGAGTGGAGGGCGTCCCTCTGGCTTCGAGGGTCTGCTGCGCGGCGTCGGACTCGACGATGACGCGTTTGAGGTCGTCCGCCTTCTGTCGCGGGATGTGGATGAAAAGCCGCGGATCGTCGGTTCCGGCCGCGCGCGCCGCCGCAACGACGTCCTTTTCGGCCCTCGACCACCCGTCCTGGGCCCAGGCGACGAGGCTCTCGCCGTCGCCGGCGGGAAGCGTCGCGTCCCGGCTGATCGTGAGCGTCCGCCGCACCTTGGATGCGCCCTGCAAGAGCTGGATTCCGCCGACGACCCGTCCGAGTTCGGCGTAGAGGAGCTCCTCGCGCTTGATCTGCTCCTGCGCCGCGTTGGTGCTCAGCTTCTGTTGGCACGTGCGGAACTCGCGGTCCCACTCGGCCCCCTCCCGCGTCTGGAGCCGGTACTCGTCGCCGACCTCCAGCAG
Proteins encoded in this window:
- the brxC gene encoding BREX system P-loop protein BrxC, which translates into the protein MKVKDVLLRDPADHPLVNNGQARIADDSELAMQELEGELRTFVCEGQYAEGIQVILNSFLTDHSRTSQRAAWVSGFFGSGKSHLLKVLCHLWRDTRFSDGATARSLVPALPDEIKAQLRELDTEGRKGGGLVSAAGALPAGTTDQVRLTMLAVLLRGLGLPELYPQACFCLWLHEEGWFDRVKQAVAAAGKTFEHEINNLYVSGVIARALLALAPGFASSEAEARKRLYEQFPSPRTDISSDQFLRIVKDALRLAGYGGKPPCALLVLDEVQQYIGDSSERSVLVTETVEAISKQLDAQVMVVGAGQSALTEIPLLQKLMDRFTVRVTLSDNDVETVTRKVLLQKQPARLADVRRLLEDHAGEVSRQLHGTRIGERTEDHEVAADDYPLLPVRRRFWEACFRQIDAAGTQSQLRSQLRIIHDAVARQSPRGLGAVIPGDELFDALAPEMVNTGVLPRELNEKIVGLESSHGALARRIASLVFLIGRLPRAAGVDLGVRATAAHIADLLVDDLAGDNGKLRTEVAATLATLSRAGILLEVGDEYRLQTREGAEWDREFRTCQQKLSTNAAQEQIKREELLYAELGRVVGGIQLLQGASKVRRTLTISRDATLPAGDGESLVAWAQDGWSRAEKDVVAAARAAGTDDPRLFIHIPRQKADDLKRVIVESDAAQQTLEARGTPSTPAGQEARIGMQTRRDRAATERDRLIAEIVGNAKVFQGGGNEILLPSLTERLRQAADAGLVRLFPRFKDADHAAWELAIKRAKEGADEPFRPVGHAGPVERHPVAQQVLTTAGEGKTGTEVRRELRAAPFGWPQDAVDAALIALHRAQLVTAALNGTPVALGPLDQSRIPKAVFRVEHATLTVVERVGLRKLFGQLDIACKSGEETHRAPDFLRALLDLAHVAGGDPPLPAAPSTTDIEDLARLVGNEQLVALKERAKELEQLIETWKKRRDMATARRRDWTLLDGLAAHAKALPQAESALQQVAAIKAQRLLLEPSTPLPALLGTITELLRSEVTRLHQEFLARLASTTKGLEQDPSWARTSKAERESILADVGLGHPCAPAIGTADELLTHLRAKPLDTWANELDALAARAGRALTEAARGLKGQVRQVTIEPTTLESEADLEAWLGRQRERIRTALADGPVVIG